GAAGTAAAAGGCGCTTCCGTGAAACGCACTTTCATGCCGTATTTGAGCAGTGCGGAAAGGAATTTCACGTCTCGCACACTGTTCCATTGTGCCAGGTAAGCGTATGGATGTTGCGCGGCCAGTGCTGTGTTAGCCGGTGCTGCCGGTGCGTCCGCAGCCGGTGTCAGCGGTTGTTTCAGCGCGTAAGATGTCAGTCCGTACACATAAGGCATGGCCCATGCGGTAATGTCATATGTCACAGAGTCCGTGAGGTGGGACGTAGGCTCAAACAGCACGCGCAGCATATTGGAGCGGGGCTGATAAGCATTGATCACCAGGTCTTCCTTACTGATGGAGAAGGCCTCCGTTTTACCAGTGAAGTAGTTAAACCCGCTGGCGCTGCCGATATTGGCGCCGTAGCCGAAGGCGATATTGTTTTTACGCAGTAGTTCCGCCAGGCCGTTCAGTTTCTCGGGGTTTCCATTGGCTTTGATCACATAGGATTTATAACCGCCCTGCGGGTCTTTCTTAGCTGTTTCAAAGTACTGCACATATTCCTTGAGGATGCGGCCAGCCTGCTGGGAAGCCACTTCGACGGTAGACATGCCGGTAGTAAAGTGATGTGCGATACGGTCTGTCAGGGTAAGCGTATCACCGTCCCGTTTCAATACCGCCACGCCGGCGCGGCCACTGCCGCCCTGTTCGTAGGTCATGCCAATAGCGCCGTTATACATCGGATAGGTATCACCGTAGCTGGGATAAAAAAGGTCAAAACGTTCTTTGGTAAAATAGAGCCATCCTTCCTGATCGAAATATTTTGCGTTGTTTTTGCCGATCATCACCTGGACTTCGCGCTGCCAGGGTGTGATAGCGTCATGGAAAGGCTCTGCTGCCGGCGCAAAATAGTAGGGCGCCTCGATTTCCTGTTCATGGAAATCCACATGCAGCTGTGGCATCCATTGGTTGTAGCGGCCCACCCGTTGCTGTGATTCACGCTGCGTTTGCCATGCCCAGTCACGGTTCAGGTCAAAGTAATAGTGGTTGGGCCTTCCACCGGGCCAGGGCTCATTATGTTCACGGGAATAACGGTTCACGTCCGGCTGCAGGCTGCGTACCGCATTATAGAAATTGACATAGCGCTCACGCCCGTCAGGGTTGAGGCAGGGGTCTATCACCACCACGGTATTTTGCAGCCACTGGTGCGTTTGTGCGTTGCCGTTATTCACCAGTTCATACAGTGTTTTCATGGCGGCTTCGGTAGAAACGGCCTCGTTGCCATGTACGTTGTAGCTAAGCCAAACGATCACGGGCTGGTCGGCTGACTGGCCGCCTTTGGCCATAGACATATCGAGGCTTCTTTGCCGGATCTCGTCCAGCCGGCTGAAATTGGCCGGGGAAGCGATGGTAGCGGTAATGAGCGGACGGCCTTCATAGGTGGTGCCGTATTGTTCCACCTTCACATTTTTGGCCGTAGCCGCCACCTGCCTGAAGTAATCCAGTACACGGTAATGAGGGGTGAACTGGCTACCCAATGGGTAACCCAAAAACTGGTCAGGCGTAGGGATCTGGGCCATAGCGGAGGTAAAGCCAAGCAACAGCAGTGCCAGAAGAAGACGTTGGCGCATAGCAACAAATAGTTTGATACCGTAAGATAGGGATTGTTTTGTTAATTTACACGCAAACAGAAGTATCATGCGTTATCAGATCATGTTGGGCCTGGTGGTAAGCTGTTTCTATACAGCCAGTGCCCAGTCCCCGATTCAACAGCTCCGGCCTTATGACTATCAGATTGAGAAAAACATCACCGTACCGCATGGGGCGGTAGTATCCGCACATCCGCTGGCCAGCCGCGTAGGCGCCATGATCTTGCAGCAGGGCGGCAATGCCGTAGATGCGGCCATCGCTACCCAGCTGGCGCTGGCCGTAGTATATCCCGGCGCCGGTAACCTCGGCGGCGGTGGTTTTATGGTGGCCCGTCTCGCCAACGGCACACAGGTAGCGCTGGACTACCGGGAAACAGCGCCGGCCAAAGCCAGCAGGGACATGTACCTCGACAGCGCCGGCAATCCCATTACTACACTGAGCCTCGACGGCCATCTCGCCGCCGGCATCCCCGGCACGGTGGCCGGCCTCTTCGCGTCCATGAAATATGCCAGGCTGCCTTTCGCCAAACTGATAGCCCCTGCTATCCTGCTGGCAGAAAAAGGTTTCGCCATCACCGCCTCGGAAGCTTCCAACCTCAATGCCTATAAAGCCGATTTCCAGCGTCTCAATACCCAACCCACCGCTTTCGTAAAAGAACAGCCCTGGAAAGAAGGTGATACACTTATACAGAAAGACCTCGCCCATACGCTGACGCTTATACGAAACAAGGGCGCAGCAGGCTTCTACGAAGGGGAAACGGCCGCCAATATTGTAGCTGAGATGCAGCGGGGCCATGGCATCATGACCCTGGCCGACCTGAAAAACTATAAAGCGCGCGAAAGGAAAGCCCTGTCTTTTAACTATAAAGGCTATACGATTGTGACCATGCCACTCCCTTCCAGCGGCGGTATCTGCCTGCAGCAAATGATGGGCATGATGGAAAATTACCCGGTGGCGCAATGGGGATTTCATTCTCCCCAAGCCGTGCAGCTGATGATTGAAGTGGAAAGGAGAGCCTACGCCGACCGCGCCCGGTACCTCGGCGATCCTGATTTTGTAAAGGTCCCGGTGGCGCAGCTCACCAGTAAAAAATACCTGGCCACCCGCATGGCGGACTTTGCACCCGGTAAAGCCGGCAGCAGCGAAACCACTAAGGCAGGCACTTTCCCGGAAAGTGAAGAAACCACCCATCTCAGCATTATCGATGACAAAGGCAACGCCGTAGCCGTTACCACCACGCTCAATGGCCACTACGGCAGCCGTACCGTGGCAGGTAAAGCCGGTTTCCTGCTCAACAACGAGATGGACGATTTCAGCGTAAAACCCGGCGTACCTAATATGTACGGCCTTGTAGGCACAGAAGCCAATGCCATCGCCCCCGGCAAACGCATGCTGAGCTCCATGACGCCTACAATCGTGTTACAGGGAAAACAACCGTTGTATTCCCTCGGTACGCCAGGCGGTTCCACCATTATCACCTCCGTTTTCCAGACATTGATGAACACACTTGAGTTCGGCCTTTCACCGGCTGATGCCATCAACAAACCCAAGTTCCACCATCAGTGGCTGCCCGATGAAATAGCTGTGGAAAGAGATTTTCCGGAAGAAGTGATCACTGCGCTGCAACAGATGGGTTATAAAGTCGTGAAACGTAATCCCATCGGCCGTTCCGAAATTATTAAACGGACACCCGGCACACACATGCTCGACGCTGCAGGCGACAAACGGGGCGATGACAGCGCAGCAGGTTATTAAGATATTCGAAAATCAAAAAAAATATTTATATGCAACTCTATCTCGACAGCGCGTTACAACGGTTCCGCTCCTATTACGATATGGGCACCAAAACCATTGAACGGCTGGATACGCCCCAGCTGCACTGGCAGCCACAGGGTGAACCCAACAGCATCGCTATGATCGTAAAACACCTGCGCGGCAATATGTTGTCCCGCTGGACAGACTTCCTCACCAGCGATGGTGAGAAACGCGACCGTCACCGTGACGAAGAATTTGAAGAAGACCAGGCCAGCAAAGAAACTGTCCTGCAACGCTGGCACGAAGGCTGGGCATGCCTCCTGAAAGCTGTCGGCAGCCTCACGCCGGACGATCTCGAAAAAACCGTGTACATCCGTGCTGAAGCTCATTCCGTACTCGACGCCATCAACCGGCAAATGACCCATGTGCCCTATCACGTAGGACAGATGGTATATATCGGCAAAATGATTCTGGGCGAAAACTGGCAAAGCCTTTCTATTCCCAAAGGCCAGTCAGAAGCTTTCAACCAGCAAAAATTCGGGAACAAATAATGATGAAACTACGTACTATCTTCACCGTTATCCTGCCCGCAATGGCGTTGTTCGCCTGTAACACCGGCAGGACAGACGAATTGCTGAAGCATAAGAAATGGCGTGTATACGATGTAAAAGTGCCGCAGGGCGACCCGTACAATAACACCCAGCTCATTCAGGCCAAAGACCTGAAAGACGGTTATTACACCGACGTATACTACCAGTTCCTGGACAACAATGTATTTGTGGCCACCATCGCGGGCAAACCGGATTCGGGCAAATACTTTCTGCTCAGCAACGGCAAGGTGATCTCCGTCACCGCCTCCAACGGCTCCCGTACGGCGGAAAACCTGGTCACCGTGGAAAAGCTGGATGAATCCCACTTTGATATGAAAGTGAAATCCGGCGATTACCATTTTATTCTGCGTACCCGAAAAGAATAGCTACCTATGCTTCTACACACCGATATTACCCCGGGAAGGACCGCTACAGTTGACAATCGCAGCTGCCTTTTTTTCTCGGGCTTCTCCTATCTCGGTCTACATCAGCAACCCGCTTTTAAAAGCGCCTTCATGGAAGGCATCCACCGTTATGGAACGCTTTATCCCTCTTCCAGGGCGGGCAATGTGCGGTTGTCGCTTTTTGAAGAGATGGAACACGCGCTCTGCACCCACCTGGAGCAGCAGGCCGCAGTAGTGCTTTCTTCCGGTTATATGGCTGCGCAGGCGGCCATCCACTATGCCGCCACCCGTGGCCAGCTCTGTTATGCGCCCGGCGCCCATCCGGCATTGTGGCTTGGCACACCGCAGCTGCCGGCCGTCGACAGGGCACAATGGGAGCAGGAGACGATTGCGCGTGTGAACGGTGACGCAGATCATCATTACGTGATCGTCACCGATGCGCTGAACCCTATCACCGGGGAGGTATATGCTTTCGACTGGCTCCGCCTGTTGCAACGCAAAGTACTGGTACTGATAGACGATTCTCATGGCATCGGCATCCTTGGCCCCCGCGGCCAGGGAAGCATTCACCTGCTGCCCGGCACGGAACAGGTGCGTTATCTTATTACCGCTTCGCTGGCCAAGGCTTACAGCGTAGAAGGCGGTGTAGTGGCGGGCCATGCCGCCGATATCGCCGCACTGAAAAAGAACGGCTTTTTCACGGGCAGCACTCCAATGATGCCGGCCGGCGCGCATGCCTGGCTGCAGTCAGCCGACCTCGTCCGGCAACAACGGATGCAGCTGCAACAGAACGTGGCCTACTTCCTGCACCTGGCGGCCAATTCGGCGATTCACAACCCGCATGGGCTACCGGTGTTCATCCTGCCACAACCGGCAGAAAAACCACCGCTGTTAAACTATCTGGCTGAACGGGATGTTATCATTTCCAGTTTCCCTTACCCGTTTCCCCACAGCCAACCGGTAAACAGGGCCATTATATCTGCACTGCATACCCAGCAGGATATCCTGTCCCTTTACCAGTTCCTGAAAGAATATGGTTATTAACAATAAAAAATCTCGTCAATGTTACGCCCTCTGAAAACCCTCGCTCCCTTGCTCCTGGCGCTGCTGATACAGCTCTCAGGCCATGCACAGGGTAAATCCCTGTTATGGAAAGTAACCGGTAAAGGCCTTAGCGCCCCCTCCTATCTCTTTGGCACCATGCACCTGGTCTGTAAAAATGACTTGTCTTTTGCCCCTGCCGTCACCAACGCCTTGCAGGGCGCCCAGACAATGTGTATGGAAATAGACCTGATGTCCAACAACAAGGACAAACTGCAGTCGCTGATATTCAACCAGGCCGATGACTATTCCCTGCGGAAATTATTCGAGCCTTCACAATACGCCATGGTAGACCAGTTCTTCCAGGACTCCCTGCACTTCAGCCTTGCTCCGCTCGACAAAGCCAAACCTTTTATGCTGACCACCCTGCTGATGATGAAACAGGTACCCTGCCAGAACCAGGACATCGCTGCACCCGACAGGGAGCTGGCCACCCTGGCCACCACCAAAAACATACCCATCGCCACCCTCGAAACAGTGGAATCGCAGATGGCCCTCTTTGACAGTATCCCCGATAAAACAGAAGCAGAAATGATCGTGCGACTGGTACAGGATATCAAGAACAATGACAAGGAAGCCCGCGTGATGCTGGACACCTGGAAACAACAGGACCTTGATAAACTGTACAAATTAGTTATACAATCCCCTGATCTGAAAGATTATCAGGACCTGATGCTCTTTCGCCGTAATGCAGCATGGGTACCACAGCTCGAACAGCTGATGTCCAAAGGGCCGGTGTTCGTTGCCGTAGGCGCCGCACACCTGGCGGGCGCCAAAGGGCTTATTGCTCTTTTAAGAAAAGAAGGATATAAAGTGGAAGCCGTCAACTGATTA
The Chitinophaga varians genome window above contains:
- a CDS encoding M14 family metallopeptidase, yielding MRQRLLLALLLLGFTSAMAQIPTPDQFLGYPLGSQFTPHYRVLDYFRQVAATAKNVKVEQYGTTYEGRPLITATIASPANFSRLDEIRQRSLDMSMAKGGQSADQPVIVWLSYNVHGNEAVSTEAAMKTLYELVNNGNAQTHQWLQNTVVVIDPCLNPDGRERYVNFYNAVRSLQPDVNRYSREHNEPWPGGRPNHYYFDLNRDWAWQTQRESQQRVGRYNQWMPQLHVDFHEQEIEAPYYFAPAAEPFHDAITPWQREVQVMIGKNNAKYFDQEGWLYFTKERFDLFYPSYGDTYPMYNGAIGMTYEQGGSGRAGVAVLKRDGDTLTLTDRIAHHFTTGMSTVEVASQQAGRILKEYVQYFETAKKDPQGGYKSYVIKANGNPEKLNGLAELLRKNNIAFGYGANIGSASGFNYFTGKTEAFSISKEDLVINAYQPRSNMLRVLFEPTSHLTDSVTYDITAWAMPYVYGLTSYALKQPLTPAADAPAAPANTALAAQHPYAYLAQWNSVRDVKFLSALLKYGMKVRFTEAPFTSGGKTFPAGTLVITRTGNSSNGVPFDNFITSQADKFKITLDAVATGFVEKGMDFGSDRIRYIKAPKVVLVTGDNVSSLGVGEIWHFFEQQLGYPVTVVNERNLNAVKWDQTDVLILPDGDYKTFTDKAATERLKDWISNGGKLIAIESAVAQVAAAEWGIREKKEKEGPAPEKNKQLDESSYDALKPYGNRERESVRQFIPGAIFKVEMDTTHPLAFGYPGTYYTLKQDSRLYEFIDNGGWNVGVLKKDNYLSGFVGADTRNRLKDGLLFGVKEMGNGAVVILADNPLFRSFWENGKLMFSNAVFLVGQ
- a CDS encoding aminotransferase class I/II-fold pyridoxal phosphate-dependent enzyme, whose product is MLLHTDITPGRTATVDNRSCLFFSGFSYLGLHQQPAFKSAFMEGIHRYGTLYPSSRAGNVRLSLFEEMEHALCTHLEQQAAVVLSSGYMAAQAAIHYAATRGQLCYAPGAHPALWLGTPQLPAVDRAQWEQETIARVNGDADHHYVIVTDALNPITGEVYAFDWLRLLQRKVLVLIDDSHGIGILGPRGQGSIHLLPGTEQVRYLITASLAKAYSVEGGVVAGHAADIAALKKNGFFTGSTPMMPAGAHAWLQSADLVRQQRMQLQQNVAYFLHLAANSAIHNPHGLPVFILPQPAEKPPLLNYLAERDVIISSFPYPFPHSQPVNRAIISALHTQQDILSLYQFLKEYGY
- a CDS encoding TraB/GumN family protein, coding for MLRPLKTLAPLLLALLIQLSGHAQGKSLLWKVTGKGLSAPSYLFGTMHLVCKNDLSFAPAVTNALQGAQTMCMEIDLMSNNKDKLQSLIFNQADDYSLRKLFEPSQYAMVDQFFQDSLHFSLAPLDKAKPFMLTTLLMMKQVPCQNQDIAAPDRELATLATTKNIPIATLETVESQMALFDSIPDKTEAEMIVRLVQDIKNNDKEARVMLDTWKQQDLDKLYKLVIQSPDLKDYQDLMLFRRNAAWVPQLEQLMSKGPVFVAVGAAHLAGAKGLIALLRKEGYKVEAVN
- a CDS encoding DUF1572 family protein, which translates into the protein MQLYLDSALQRFRSYYDMGTKTIERLDTPQLHWQPQGEPNSIAMIVKHLRGNMLSRWTDFLTSDGEKRDRHRDEEFEEDQASKETVLQRWHEGWACLLKAVGSLTPDDLEKTVYIRAEAHSVLDAINRQMTHVPYHVGQMVYIGKMILGENWQSLSIPKGQSEAFNQQKFGNK
- the ggt gene encoding gamma-glutamyltransferase codes for the protein MRYQIMLGLVVSCFYTASAQSPIQQLRPYDYQIEKNITVPHGAVVSAHPLASRVGAMILQQGGNAVDAAIATQLALAVVYPGAGNLGGGGFMVARLANGTQVALDYRETAPAKASRDMYLDSAGNPITTLSLDGHLAAGIPGTVAGLFASMKYARLPFAKLIAPAILLAEKGFAITASEASNLNAYKADFQRLNTQPTAFVKEQPWKEGDTLIQKDLAHTLTLIRNKGAAGFYEGETAANIVAEMQRGHGIMTLADLKNYKARERKALSFNYKGYTIVTMPLPSSGGICLQQMMGMMENYPVAQWGFHSPQAVQLMIEVERRAYADRARYLGDPDFVKVPVAQLTSKKYLATRMADFAPGKAGSSETTKAGTFPESEETTHLSIIDDKGNAVAVTTTLNGHYGSRTVAGKAGFLLNNEMDDFSVKPGVPNMYGLVGTEANAIAPGKRMLSSMTPTIVLQGKQPLYSLGTPGGSTIITSVFQTLMNTLEFGLSPADAINKPKFHHQWLPDEIAVERDFPEEVITALQQMGYKVVKRNPIGRSEIIKRTPGTHMLDAAGDKRGDDSAAGY